The Tamandua tetradactyla isolate mTamTet1 chromosome 8, mTamTet1.pri, whole genome shotgun sequence genome includes a window with the following:
- the MSANTD2 gene encoding myb/SANT-like DNA-binding domain-containing protein 2 isoform X3, with protein sequence MAAPCGSELPANSPLKIPKMEVLSPASPGGLSDGNPSLSDPSTPRGASPLGPGSAAGSGAAASGGLGLGLGGRSAASSSVSFSPGGGGGGAAAAAAAACRGMSWTPAETNALIAVWGNERLVEARYQQLEGAGTVFGSKAPGPAMYERVSRALAELGYERTPSQCRERIKLVRCPELNAVLQLWPHRC encoded by the coding sequence ATGGCTGCGCCCTGTGGCTCGGAGCTGCCCGCCAACTCGCCGCTAAAAATCCCGAAGATGGAGGTGCTCTCCCCGGCCTCGCCTGGTGGCCTGAGCGACGGAAACCCATCGCTGTCCGACCCGTCCACGCCTCGGGGTGCCTCCCCGCTCGGGCCGGGCAGTGCGGCGGGCTCGGGGGCAGCGGCGTCCGGGGGTctcgggctggggctggggggccgCAGCGCCGCCTCGTCCTCGGTCTCCTTCTCCCCTGGAGGCGGCGGTGGTGGGGCTgcagcagccgccgccgccgcctgccGGGGCATGTCGTGGACGCCGGCCGAGACGAACGCGCTCATCGCAGTGTGGGGCAACGAGCGGCTGGTGGAGGCGCGGTACCAGCAGCTGGAGGGAGCCGGCACGGTGTTCGGCAGCAAGGCCCCGGGGCCAGCCATGTACGAGCGCGTGTCCCGGGCCCTGGCCGAGCTGGGCTACGAGCGGACCCCGTCCCAGTGCCGGGAGCGCATCAAG